TGCCATGTTCTTCCTCATCCGTTACTGAAGCGTCAGTATTTCCACCCTGCTTGGTGCAAGTTCCTCTTTTAGGTTTCTTCCTGTGGGTACGTTTTGTAGGACTCTTCGGTTTCTTCTCAACTTCACTGTTTGTATCCCACAACATGATCTTCCCATCATTCCCTCCAGTAAGCAGCAAACAGGATTCTGGGAGAAAGCAGACCTGGGATACCCCTAAAGTGTGGCCCTTAAATCCCAGTTCCTGTTCACACTTAACTCCCATCACCCGAAAGATTCGAACCTTACCATCTTCTGCACCACAACTAAAAATATCACCACACGCAGCCACAGAGATAGAGTGGGCTAGGGCAGGGTTGAAGAGCTGACCAGGTGACTGTGGGCTCTccatttcttctgcttcatccTCCTGTAGATTTGTAATCCAGAGTGGTCGGGCTTTTTGAAGACTCCACAGCATCACCTTTAAGTAAGAAGAAATTATACAGTCATATAAAACGCTAGTCAATTTGCTCAGCTACCGTGTGCTTATTCAGCTTCTAATACAATCGTTAAAGTGGTCTGAGAATGAGCAGTAAGGTAGGTTCCcagcaatacaaaaaaaataatcaaatgctGCCATAACATGCCAGTGGAATGCTACCCCAGGACCAAAACTAGATTGCAGTAAGGTAGAATCAAGGTAGAATTAAACAAGATCCTGAGTAATTTTTGATTAATAAACCCCATCAAAGTGTAATTGTTAAGCAGGTTTCTAAAGGTTTTTCTGCTCTCATCTCTTCAAGTGAAACCAAACGTTACGAAATTTGCTAGTTTTAGTCTATGCTGGTTATAGGTAAAAAGGCCTATCAAGTAAATAAACTCAATCTGGATATCACTGAAATGGTTTCTATCTGGaatgcctttcctttcctttcacatCACCCAATTACCCATCCGAGGGGCTTACGCTCAGTCCCGGTGCCTCCAGGAGGGCTTTCCTATTTCAGCCTGCTTCTCTTTCCTGTATCTAGTTTCTATTCTATTAACTGACATATTCTACTAGCGTATCAGTTTCTTGAGACTTAATTAGTCTTTGCTAATGCCTAGCATAATGGCTGAGAAAGAGGAGAAATTCCAAATGTGTCTGTTGACTAATATAACATCCTGGTATTAATTTCATTTGGCTTTTCGTCGTTGTTCccgacctgttttttttttttttttaaataagctttgtgAATGGGTTTTATATTATCATCTAGTGATTCATTCTTTTCCTGTGCCAACcattttgcaaagaaaaatacTCTTAATACTTTCAAAGCGAACAGACAGCTGTTTTACCATGTAGTTTACCATCATCCCTGAATTATAACTCATAATTTTAATAGACACTGGAAAAAGCATGACCTTGTTTAGACAGGAAAAGCATAGCTCTGAATTGGCAAGATTAGCATTGCTGATGCTATTAAGAATTTGGTTTCCTATTCAAGGTAACTTCCCTTGTGATTATTCTTATTGGCTTATTTTCAAAAGCAGTGACATCAATTCTTATTGGCTTATATTCTGCTTCTCTTAGATGAAAATCTCTTTGAATTGGGTTTATAACATCATACTATGTGACGAACAATCACTATTTGGGTGAAATTAAAGTACTAACAAATTAAAATAAgctaaagtaaaacaaataaatattagaaaatataggccgggcgcggtggctcaagcctgtaatcccagcactttgggaggccgaggcaagcggatcacgaggtcaggagttggagaccatcctggctaacacggtgaaatcctgtctctactgaaaatacaaaaaattagccgggcgtggtggcggcgcctgtagtcccagctactcggaggctgaggcgggagaatggcgggaacccgggaggcggagcttgcagtgagctgagatcgcgccactgcacttcagcctgggcgacagagcgagactccgcctcaaaaaaaaaaaaaaaaaaaaaaaagaaaatataacaggaAGGAGTGCTGAAACTTGATATGaaaatagtttgtttttgttttttttttaaatagggtctcactttatcacccaggctagagtgcagtggcatgaccatgacTCACTGGAGCCttcacctctcgggttcaagtgatccctccacctcagcctaccaagtagatgggactacaggtgcacgctaccacacccagctaatttttgtatttttttgtagagacagggtttttgctatgttgcccaggctggtctccaactgctaggctcaagcaatccgctcacctccacctcccaaagtgatgggattacacaCATCAGCCACAACGCTCAAAAacagtttctattaaaaaatctaaacatggctgggtgcagtggctcacacctgtaatcccagcactgtgggaggccgaggtgggcggatcacgaggtgaggagatcgagaccatcctggctaacactgtgaaaccccatttctactaaaaatacaaaaaattagctgggtatggtggcgggcacctgtagacccagctattcgggaggcagaggcaggagaacggtgtgaatctgaggcggagcttgcagtgagccgagatcatgccactgcactccagcctggccaacagagcaagactccatcttaaaatatatatatacatacacacaaggaAAATGGACATTCTAGAATCTGCTAGCTTCACTATATTGGCAGATAGCCCCAGTTCTTTCTCATACAGTCCTTATGAATGGACTGTATTTTCTGTCCTCCAAAGACATTCAAACAGAAACTACATCCAAAGTGTTTCAGCAGCTGAAACACCTTTGTATTTGACTTAAATCATCTAAATGTGTTAACAGCCATCCCAGATTCTACCAAGTCTAGAATCATTTCCATGTATTGAGGATTCCAGACTGTTCCTGTCTGGACATTCCCTTTGCGCTTCTTGACTTTTCCAAGCAGCTGAAGGCTCCGAGGTGTTTCACACTTAATTTCTCAACCAGCTGTTCAAGCAGTTATCATCCTAAGCAAGAGAGCTAGAgatactgaaagaaaagaatgaaagagtttGGGGATTATGGTTCTGTAAAACATCGAAGGGAGAAAAAGTGGGGAACCAGCAAATGTTCAGAAGTGAATGTAATAGTAACAAAgtgacttttcaaaaaaaatcccCCTTTTACAAAAACGTTTCTTTCCATATAAAAGACTCATCTTCAAGATAAAGAGCCtcttaaggccaggtgcagtggctcatgcctataatcccagcactttgggaggtcaaagcagaaggactgcttgagcccaggagttcaagaccagcctggggaacatagggaGCCAGCCCTCCTCtctagcaaaaattaaaaaaattagctgggtgtgatggcttgtgcctgcagtcccagctacacaggaggatgaggtgggaggatcacttgagggagTACGAGGCTGCGGCGAgctataattgtaccactgcactccagcctggatgacaaagaccctgtctcaaaaacaaacaaaagagccTTCTCCACCATTCTGGTCTGTAAGTGTTGATACTTTGGTCTTACAAAATCGAGAAAGAATAACAAACCTTTGAATCATCTGTTTTCAGATGCAGAAAGGGGCagggaaagaaaatcaacatGTATGCTACAGAAATATGACAGTTTAATTTTCTAagtctttcaagaaaaaaagtataGTTGAATGGTAGGTGTAcaggtatttatttaatttttttttttttttttttttttttttttttttttttgagacaaggtctcactctgtcacccagactggagtgcggaggcacgatcttggctcactgcaacctcaacctcccgggctcaagcaattctcccatctcagtcccccaagtagctgggactacaggcgctcaccatgctcctggctaatttttctatcttttgtagagacgtggtttcgctatgttgcccaggctggtcacaaactcctgagctcaagcaatccacctcccatggcctcccaaagtgctaggattaaaggcatgagccactgcgcccagcctaatgtTATTCTTTACACctcacatatataaatattactttgtacctattaaataaaaaattaagcagTCTCAAGTGTCTTAACGAACCACACTTTGCTTTTAAGTTCCTTGCCTCTTTGAATGTgctttgcctattttattttttttgagacagggtctcactttgtcacccaggctggagtgcagtggcaagatcacggTTACCTacaacctcgacctccctgggctcaggtgatcctcccacgtcaacttcccaagtagatgggaccataggtgcatgctagcacacctggctaatttttgtaatcttttgtagagatagggttttgccatgttgcccaggctggtcttgaactcctgggctcaagcgatctgcctgccttgtcctcccaaagtgcagggatccCAGGCATAAGCCCTCAGGCACgtaagctaccacgcctggccctgccTAATTATTCAAACCTAagtcaaaagaaataattttataattactgTTACATAAGAACAAAGATAGGTATGCTAAACATGGCAATCATTCAATTGCTGCCTTGAGATAAAATCTGTTTGCTCAGAGAGAAGGAACTCAAAATAGTCAGAACTCCCTTCCACTATTATTATGCCTACATTCTTGGGCTCCCCCATAGACTGGCTATCCTCAAAGTTTAGGATAATACTAGATGAACAGGTTTTAGGAAGAAAACTGTGGAAAAAATTATAGTTTCAACTTCAGTTaaggaaataatttcttaaaagcaTGGTTGTACGGCCCAGTGTAAAAACAAATCTACCACAAACGTTCAGCAATTTTACCAGGCaaatcaaaataagaaattacCTGAGCCTCCCTTTTTCAAAATACTTGTTTCCTGGGCTGTTCACTAGCAAGTGCCTGCCACTAAAACGTCTTACCTGGAACTGGGGGCAAGAGAGTAAATTCTGAATGCCCATTCCTTATCTAATCTGAAAAGTACACATCACTTTTGCATACCTGTCTATTGCCATGCCTAGTGGTTAACGAGCTACTGATGGAAAACTGGTATAGCTGAAGGATGACAGAACGACTACTCAAAGACACACTGTACAATCTGCCTACTTAAAACATGTCCACCTGGTTGTATAGCTCTTTCTTTACAACCACAAGGGCAGCTTATTACCACCAGGGTGGAGGATGTACGAGATTTATAAAGGGCTTGGTCAAAACctaggagtggggagggattgcattgggagttatacctgatgtaaattatgacgagttgatgggtgctgacaagttgatgggtgcagcacaccaacatggcacaagtatacatatgtaacaaacctgcacgttatgcacatgtaccctagaacttaaagtattataataattaaaaaaaaaaaaaacctaggagtGGAAaaggaaggtagaggttgcagggtCACTATGCCCCATACATGTAGAGTGAGTCTCAACGCAGGCACTATCGATGTTTTTTGGGGGACAATTCTTTATTGTTTGGAGAGATCCCAGCATTGCAGGACAGCCACTGATTCTGCCTACTGAATACTGGTAGCTTGCAGGAGAGGGGAACATCATGGTGACAACAAAAACAGTCTCATCATTCTTAAATTATAAGGGGGAtgcagggttggggagggagaggTAAAGACCACTAGCCAAGAGGGTGGACGTCAAAACTTCTGATGCTATTAAAAAGAACATAGAATCTTAGAAGATACTGTATGCAACTGAGAACAGAGATTAAATGCCTAAACAGTGCTGGACACAGGTCATTCTCAATGGTTCTCTCTCTAGAAGCCACCTCATCCCAAACCAAGAAACTTTTCTGTGACATTACTGATGATACTCTGCTTGAATACCTGTCATCCTAGAGAAAAAACATAGCCTTAGGAGCCAGAGAGATTGAGGTTTGAATCCCAGTCAGGTGGCTATGTAGATACTTAATgtgaatttcagtttctttatttattaaaaaaaaaaaacaaaataactaggAGGGTGTGATtagaattaaaatgaatataCACAAAGCACTGTCAAGAACTAAGTGCTCAACAGAGAGAAATTGTGATGACTCTCACTCCAGTGATGAGATTTACTCTCAAGAGGAAGCACATCCTGCCATGGGAACGTTCAAGCTATTTGAAAACGTTTACGTTAAGCCCAAATCTGCTTTCCCATGACTTCTCTTATGAAGACCAGcatattccattttttcccctcaagAAAACTAAGAATTAAACACCTCCAGTTCTCTACATAATGGGGTTTCTAGATACATCTGCTTTCCTGATGGACTTCCTCTGAATTTGGGCAATTTGTGAtgctcctttctttttcctttttttctttttgagacagagtctcattctgttgcccaggctggagtgcagtggcgagatctcggctgattgcaacctctgcctcccgggttcaaacaattctgcctcaggctcccaagtagctgggattgcaggcgcccaccagcacgcctgattaatttttgtatgtttagtagagacggggtttcaccatgttggccaggctggtcttaaactcctgacctcaagtgatctgcccacctcggcctcccaaagtgctgggattacaggtgtgagccaccgcgcccagccacgaTGCTCCTTTCAAAACTCAGCATTGAATACGGTGCTTTGATCCTGATCACCAATACACAATATTTCAGTtaatgtatcccagaactttaaagtAAAAACAGAGCCCTCTAACTTTTTGTTTAAACGAGTTTATAGAGAATGGGTGGACCAACTCTGCCTTTAGTACTCACCGTTGTTTGTTTAAACAGATGTTTACaaccaaatatttgaattttcagGTTTTAGGAATATCTTACAGTACAGAGAAAAGAAGAGTAAAGGATTAACGATTACTTTGTGAATAAATTCTACTAGATTTTATCAGACTAGCATTAAATGTAGAAATAAGGCTCATCGTTCGTAAATGGATATGttagtagaaaacagaaaaagcaaaggtATTTGGTGTGATCAATAATTTGATTCTGTTAGCAAATCCCACTCAGAAATTCTCCAAGGACCCTGTGCAAAAGCATCACCTGCATATCCAGCCCACAAGACACCAGGCTCTGAGGCCTCTGAGGTCGAAAAGCCACCGAAGAGCAGATATTGGAATGTCTCTTCAAGGATCTGATAACCTTCTTGTTTTCCAAGTCTAGGATTTTGATGGCCCCAGAGTCATCGGCAGAAGCCAGCAGGGTTTCAGTTTGATTCAATGAAAGACAATTGATTTCCTCTTCATTCACATGAAAATGGTCCAAGGAATCCTTGAGGGACCTGACATCCAGCACACTAATGGTTTCTCCATGTGAGGCATAGAGCTTGGCGGGGCGGGAGGGAGAAAATAAGACGCTGGTAACATCATCAGCCCCTTGGAACCGCATGTGTCCTAATGGAGTTCCATCTTCACCCCAAGCCGTGAGATCTCCACCCTCCGCTCCGGAAGCCAGCAGCCCTTCTTTACTTGCATTTAGGCAGAGGACAGGAGAAGAATGCCCGCCAGTCCACTTGACTGCCATAATGGTCCCGAAGACTCTGTGAAGGGGAAACAACTGTAATCTCATGTTTTATGCATCGACTTGATGGTAGGAGACAGATGTAATCAACAGTATTTCATAAAGACAtcttaaaaaaactaaattaaaaaaaaaaaaaggacacttaAAGATCAAGTCTCCAAAAGCCTAGCTGAACACAGGGTTGTATCCTGGCTGGCAAATGCTTCAGTGGGCTTCCTTTGCCATCAGGGGTCTAGGTAAGGCTGGTCCTCCAGTCTTTGATATGGAACCCACAGAAGAATaaacactaaatattttaaattaggaaaaattCTATTAAAGAGAGGGCTGCAAAATCATCAGGTTATACCTCTTATCTGAATAATGTTTTAGATGATGAGCTCTGTAGCTAGGCTCTCCAGGTTTGTAGTAGCTAGGTGACTGGGCAAATTACTGAACCTCACTGTCACTCacttttcttctctataaaatgaggataataacaacATTCATTTCATAGGATCATAATACATGTAAATCACACATAATGGTGCCTGGTACATAATGCGTACTCAGTAAGTGTTCCTAttgttactttttctatttttattaggcTGGTCCAAAGTGGCATCACATGTACTGCACCAGtattttcaaagtgtggtccccagactggcagcatcagcatcacctaggaacttgtcagaaatgcaaattgtcAGACCCAACCCTAGATCTACTGAATCTGAAACTCTGAGGGTGAGACCAAGCAatgtgcttttgttgttgttgttgttgtgttctctgagatggagtcttgctgctgttggtccgggctggagtgcaatggacgatctcagctcactgcaacctccgcctcccggtttccagcaattctcctgtctcagcctcccaggtagctgagataacaggcaccCGGCaacaagtctggctaatttttgtatttttagtagagacggggtttcaccatgttggccaggctggtctcaaactccagacctcaggtgatccacctgcctcggcctcccaaagtgttgggattataggcgtgagccaccgtgcccggccgcaatGTGGTTTAGTAAATCCTCCAGGTGATCCTGATGTACAATGGAATTGCAGAATCTGTATTACACTAATAGCCACCTGGGGAACTGCTGAAAATGGCAGGCCCTTGGGTCTCCCCACCAGACACTTATTCAAATCAGTAGGTTATCtaattttattctcaaaacaaCCCTTTTGATGGGTATTATTCCATTTTAGGGATAATAAAACCGAGTctcagaaatgttaaataattttcccaaggtcacttGACTCTTAGGATTTGTAAGGGATCCcaaatgttttgcttttattttgagatggttttgctctgtcacccaggtggagtgcagtggcacaatcgtggctcactgcagcctcgacctcccaggcctaagcaatcctcccacctcagtctcctgagtagctcagaccacttatgtgcaccaccatgcctggctgatttttattttatttaattttttttgcaaagtcaggggtctccctatgttgcccaggttccaaatatttaaataatgaagGTCCTTTTCTAACAACTCCACCTGACAACAGTTTTGTTACTAGTcattgaagaaacagaaaatgaccAAAAATTACGAGTAAGTCATCAGTGCTTTAAAATGTACTCACATGTTTAATCATATTATCATCTGCCTGCATTTACACAACAGTGCAAAATTTAGATTTCTGATCCTCTAGGAATCCCAGATATAGACACACTGGAAATGCCACATAATACTGGCCTGCCTTGCCTGCCTGCTGGTCAAGGCAAAAAAGGAATCAGGGCAATTTATACAACTCTCATCTTGGTCAAGACAAAAGGAAGCAAACAAATCTATCTggacaaatttaatttttaatttcataagcGAAAGGAGAACTTACCCGAGTGCCAGACCCCAGAGCTGCTGTGCTATTTCCAGGTAAGACACTTGAATTTAGCCCAATGGTACAGAGAGaaatttccttatttggaaaaatcatttaaaataatctggCACTCTGCCCAAAGTTTCCATTCCCAACacaaagcttttttttgtttgtttttggagacagagtcttgctctgtcgcccaggttggagtgcaatggcgcaattccagctcactgcaacctctgcctctgcctcctatgtttaagtgattctcctgcctcagcctcccaagtagctgagattacaggcgcctgccaccatgccaggctaatgtttgcatttttagtagagacagggtttcaccatgttggccaggctggtcttgaacttctgaccttaagtgatccacctacctcagcctcccaaagtcctgggattataggcgtgagccaccacacccagcctcccccTACTTTTAGTCACACACAGGATCACTAATTAGACTGCAAAAAAAATCACCTATCTATTAGTAATCAAGGTAACAGAAACGTGGTCACAAAAATCAAATATAGAAATGTTcataaaagtaaaatggaaaaaagacaaaattaaacttTGTTTTCAAGCAGAAGCACTCAATTAATATACAGAAGAAACTAATTGGAGactgaagaaatatttaaaggagaGGACTGGAGAGGAAATGACTCAGAGGGAGGTAAAAACAGGGAGCCCTGGTGGTTTGATTTTTGCTGACAAGTACTGAACCAGCAGCAGGTAAATATGTGTAACGAAGACTGCTGCCAAAAATTCCAGATAAACCAAGATTTTAAACGAAAGGCACTGATAGCATTTAGGCTGAGGAACTGTAATACTGTATTATCTCATGATAAAGATGCTATTCTACAAATTTGAATTGAATATTGAAAAGTCAATTTAAGTTACAATTTTGTTTAacgatttcaattttttattttttttattttttgagacagggtcttgctctgtcatgcaggtcTTGACTTCCtcagcctcaagtaatcctcccaccttagcctcctggttagctgggactacaggctctcgCCACCAAACCCacctcattttttgtatttttttgtagagatgaggtttctccacattctccaagctgctctcgaactcctgggctcaagcgatcctcccgtctcagcctctcaaagtgctgggatcataggcatgagccactgcacccagccaatgctTTCAAATCTTTAGAATGTCGATCATTTCTTTCCCAGCCTCTTCTtcgaggccaggctggtctcgaactcctgacttcaggtgatctgcccgcctcagcctcccaaagtgctgggattacaggcgtgagccacggtaccTGGCCGAGAGCATTTTTTGAAAGGGTGAAGTGCCGCAGCTGGCAGTTCTCATCAGCCAGACCATTGCTATGATGAATCAACTTTGAAGTCAGGAGGTCTATACTCTAGAGCATTAAGATTTGCTATTTGTGTGCCTACAGGTTTTGGATCCCAGCTGGGATTTTAGGTTTTCTCTGAAACAAGAATGAGGCAGGGTTTCTAATGCTCCTCTTTCTCCATTACAAATCTACCCACAGGAGAGCCAAATAAATGTTGACTGATAGACAAAAGTTTTAGCAGGTTTTCTAATTTAACTCTTTTCTAGAAAAGATTAACTCAATCTTCAAGGTTCATTTTGTTAAGTTTTACTCCAAAGTATGAGAAGATAGGCAATAAATGAATTTTGTCCCTAAAGGGAGTATTATAAAGACTACAGTTCCTATAAATTTTTCCACAATGGAACCAGTAGTAACTCTTGTTCTATTAGTCTCACAAGACCCCAAGAACAGCTCTATCTTATTAAACGCTACATACTAAGCTCCTGCTCTCCAAATCACATAGATAATATTTACTGATTGTTCATccagtcagaaaaataaaaataaatagctattactgggaatgttaaaaaaaaaaaagggtgggggaggctgggcgtggtggttcatgcctgcaatcccagcactttgggaggctggggcgggcggatcacttgaggtcaggagtttaagaccagcctggccaagatggagaaaacctgtctctactaaaaatatacaaatgagctgggcgtggtggtgtgtgcctgtaatcccagctacttgggaggctgaggcaggagaattgcttgaacctgggaagtggaggttgcagtggtgAGATGAGAtggtgcactgcactccagcctgggtgagagtgaggctatgtctcaaaaaaaaaaaaaaaaaaaaaaaaaaaaaaggagccggGGGAAGTTTGGAAAGCCCCAGAAATCCATACACTCTGTGGTTATTAATTTAGTCAATCAAGATTTATCATGCAAAGCATTGATCAGTGATTCAACTAGACCCTCCAAAATCATTTCCTTagtctataaaattaaaatgatttgttATTATTTGAAACACACCAAAGAACACtatcaaaaagttaaacaatcCGATTGCTGGGGTAGAAGGGTAGTgggaaaaaatgtaattaaagttGGGTTACATCCAAACAATTTTTCAGAAATGAGTCGGCAAGCCACTGTTTCTTGCTTTTCTGACTGCAACTGGAAAAGCCTGGCAGAAAGAGGTGAAGTGTCACCATCCCCACATTCATGTATCAAGTCAACAAGCTTCTCTTTTCCTATAGAGTTGCCTAAAGCGTCAAGCACAGCAGTTAATCATATCCTACTGTAAATTACTTTAATCAGATAATAGATCACTTCCTTCTAACACCTAATGAAATCATATAGAGTGGTGAGGGAAAGGtgagtttttcttgtttttttttgtttttttgagacagggtctccctctgttacccatactggagtgcagtggcccaatctctgctcactgcaacctccaccttctgggctcaagggatccgcccacctcagtctcccaggtagctgggattacaggcatgcaccaccacacccagctaattgtattttttgtagagacaggatttcaccatgttgcccaagctggtgtaactcctgagctcaagcaatccgcccacctcggcctcccaaagtgctgggattacaggcatgagccaccgtgccctgccaggTGAGTTATTTtgagagcaattttttttttgagacagtttcgctcttgttgtccaggctggagtgcaatggtgcaatttcggctcattgcaaccactgcctcccgggtccaagcgattcttgtgcctcagcctcctgagtagctgggattacaggcacgtgccaccacgaccggctaatttttgtatgtttagtagagacaggtttcaccatgttggccaggctggtctcgaactcctgacttcaggtgatgtgctcgcctcagcctcccaaagtgctgggattacaggcgtgagccacggcgcctggctgagagcattttttaaaagggtgAAGTGCCGCAGCTGGCAGTTCTCATCGGCCAGAGCGCAGAATGAGTACTGAACATGGGGAAGGGGCTTGGTGGGGTGGGTGACCAGCAGGTGAAAgatttgtaaaaaagaaaaggaggggctGAGAAGGGTAATCTTTTACTTTGAAATTCTACCTGGGGCACTTAGGAGACGGTCTGCTGTTGAAAGTCACCTCAGGGACTGGGCTAGATTAGCACCAGAAAAACATTGGATCCTTCAAAGGTTCTACACTTGAATGTTCAAGCAGAGGTGTGCTAcaggggcagaaccctcatggagaatctctgctaggacagtgcagaagggaaTTGTTGGGTGAGAGCACCACAGAGTCCAACACCGGGGccctgcctagtgga
The sequence above is drawn from the Rhinopithecus roxellana isolate Shanxi Qingling chromosome 1, ASM756505v1, whole genome shotgun sequence genome and encodes:
- the WDR53 gene encoding WD repeat-containing protein 53 isoform X2; the encoded protein is MLWSLQKARPLWITNLQEDEAEEMESPQSPGQLFNPALAHSISVAACGDIFSCGAEDGKVRIFRVMGVKCEQELGFKGHTLGVSQVCFLPESCLLLTGGNDGKIMLWDTNSEVEKKPKSPTKRTHRKKPKRGTCTKQGGNTDASVTDEEEHGNILPKLNIEHGEKVNWLLGTKIKGHQNILVADQTSCISVYPLNEF
- the WDR53 gene encoding WD repeat-containing protein 53 isoform X1; the protein is MAVKWTGGHSSPVLCLNASKEGLLASGAEGGDLTAWGEDGTPLGHMRFQGADDVTSVLFSPSRPAKLYASHGETISVLDVRSLKDSLDHFHVNEEEINCLSLNQTETLLASADDSGAIKILDLENKKVIRSLKRHSNICSSVAFRPQRPQSLVSCGLDMQVMLWSLQKARPLWITNLQEDEAEEMESPQSPGQLFNPALAHSISVAACGDIFSCGAEDGKVRIFRVMGVKCEQELGFKGHTLGVSQVCFLPESCLLLTGGNDGKIMLWDTNSEVEKKPKSPTKRTHRKKPKRGTCTKQGGNTDASVTDEEEHGNILPKLNIEHGEKVNWLLGTKIKGHQNILVADQTSCISVYPLNEF